One part of the Gammaproteobacteria bacterium genome encodes these proteins:
- a CDS encoding ParA family protein, giving the protein MPAGPEFPLFEKDDPPPVYVVERLLMGNEWATVRDVPCTKRTRCPERLVFFSVKGGVGRSTALAATAWYLAKKGKRVLVIDMDFQ; this is encoded by the coding sequence ATGCCGGCAGGTCCGGAATTTCCCTTGTTTGAAAAGGATGATCCTCCGCCGGTGTACGTTGTAGAGCGGCTCCTTATGGGCAATGAATGGGCTACTGTGAGGGACGTGCCCTGCACCAAGCGCACCAGATGTCCCGAAAGATTGGTTTTTTTTTCGGTAAAAGGCGGAGTGGGTCGTTCTACTGCACTGGCAGCCACGGCCTGGTATCTGGCAAAAAAAGGCAAACGCGTACTGGTCATCGACATGGACTTTCAG